The Bacillus sp. FJAT-27916 genomic interval GTCTTCGGCACAATCATGGCCACTGACGCCTCTGTATAATATTGAACGGCGATCGATAGAGAACCATACTCCTTCGAGCCTGGTTTTGCCGCCATCCGATCCGCCACTTCCTTTTGAAGCATGACCGTAATTCCGCTAAGCGGCAGCTTCTCCTCCAAGAGCTTCATGATAATCGGGGTTGTTACATAGTATGGAAGATTAGCTACGACATGCAGATCCTTCACTTGACCGGCAAACTCTTCCCCAATGACGCGTGTAACATCAGCCTTGAGGATATCTTCATGGATGACCTTCACATTCTCATACTCAGATAATGTATCCGCTAAGATAGGCAAGAGTCTTTGGTCAATCTCAAAAGCAACCACCTTCTTGCATGACTTAGCCAGCTGCTCCGTCAAAGCTCCAATTCCCGGACCAATTTCTATGGCGCCGCTCTCCTCTGTAACACCTGAATGATGCACAATATTGCGGAGAATATTCGTGTCGATCAAGAAGTTTTGTCCGAGGCTTTTCTTAAAGGAAAAGCCATACTTCTCTAATATTTGCCTCGTCTTAATAGGCGTAGCGATATCTTTATTCATTTGTTTCCACTCCATTTATCTGTTCAATTGCGTGTAGAAATTCTTCCTTTGTGATTCCAAACATCTTCAGCCTTGCATATAGCTGCTTCCCATTAGCGTACCCGATATTCAGGTATTTTCCTAACCTTTCTCTCTTATCCGCCGAATCACTGCCCCCAATAAGCCCAAACATCATCAAATCCTCTTTGCTGATGACTTCGACTTGCTCCTCTTCCATCTGCTTGGCATTAGAGAGGGCTTCTCTTATGGCCTCTGGTGATGCATGCTCCACCCCGAGTCCCTTGCCCGTTTTATGAATGGCCAGATGCTTAGGCAAGAAGGCGTGCTGACAGCCTGGTACGTTTTGCGTGATGATATGGCGAATCCGCTCCCCAGGAAAATCTGGGTCCGTGAAGACGATGACACCGCGCACCTTCTGGGCGAGCCGTATTTTATCCAAGGTCTCCTCATTAATCGCAGACCCATTTGTTTCAATCGTGTCTGCATCAAGTGCCCGCTTGATGGCAACCGTGTCATCTTTCCCTTCTACCACAATGATTTCCTTGATTTTCATTTTTCCTCCAAAAAAGCTTTCTTTTTATTCATTTAATATTTGATATATTTACGTTATTTTTGTAATATAAATGTAATAGCATAATTCTAAATAGCAATCCTGCTTATTATAACGCAAAAAAACAGAGGACAAAAATCCTCTGTATAAATAATATCGATTTATTTAACGAAACACCTTAATTTTGACGGTCTTCACGCCCCAATTATAAGCGTCCGCCGTCGATGGTACAAATACATCAATCTTCTTGCCGCTCACGGCACCGCCAGTATCTGCTGCTGTTGCATAACCGTAGCCTTCTACATACACCTTCGTACCAAGCGGGATAAAGCTTGGATCAACGGCTATGATCTTAGCATTTGGATTAGCACGCAGATTAACCCCTGTTGCCGTTTTACCGGTGCATCCGTTACAGCCGCTCGTATAAGCTGTTGCTGTGACATAATACTCCTCTGCTGACGAGGATGAAGACGCTGAAGATTTAGAAGATATTGACACTGGTGTAACAGCCGCTTTCTTTTCCTTCGTTCCAATAGCGACGACCTCGTCAACCTTCTTCTTGACCGTTTTCTCAGAAACCAACTCTTTAGATACGGTTTTCCCGTTTTCTTTTGTTAATTCATATGTTTTACTGATTAATCCTTCTTGTCCTTCAGTTATAATTTTTTCCTTCCC includes:
- the rnmV gene encoding ribonuclease M5, producing the protein MKIKEIIVVEGKDDTVAIKRALDADTIETNGSAINEETLDKIRLAQKVRGVIVFTDPDFPGERIRHIITQNVPGCQHAFLPKHLAIHKTGKGLGVEHASPEAIREALSNAKQMEEEQVEVISKEDLMMFGLIGGSDSADKRERLGKYLNIGYANGKQLYARLKMFGITKEEFLHAIEQINGVETNE
- the rsmA gene encoding 16S rRNA (adenine(1518)-N(6)/adenine(1519)-N(6))-dimethyltransferase RsmA, encoding MNKDIATPIKTRQILEKYGFSFKKSLGQNFLIDTNILRNIVHHSGVTEESGAIEIGPGIGALTEQLAKSCKKVVAFEIDQRLLPILADTLSEYENVKVIHEDILKADVTRVIGEEFAGQVKDLHVVANLPYYVTTPIIMKLLEEKLPLSGITVMLQKEVADRMAAKPGSKEYGSLSIAVQYYTEASVAMIVPKTVFVPQPNVDSAVIHLAVREKPAVDVKDEDFFFMVTRASFAQRRKTILNNLTSQLPDGKSKKEWIVKSLEESGIEPGRRGETLSLEEFAALSNHLLPHFKQSKE